A single genomic interval of Gemmatimonadota bacterium harbors:
- a CDS encoding virulence RhuM family protein: MCKFERRGREVTRELAHYHLDATIAVGYRVRSARGALFRQWATERLREYLVKGFTMDDQRLKDAGGGSYFDELLARIRDIRSSERLFWRKVLDIYATSVDYDPSAEASQRFFQTVQNKMHWAAHGQTAAEVIYRRADASKPNMGLTVPPQGRRIRRQDVTVAKNFLNSDELNALNLIVSAYLDFAELQAMSRRLMHMGDWIAKLDDFLQLSEREILSHAGTISHENAELKASAELDTWRKQQDALPQPVDQHFEAALKRLPKGPKGSRKESKQ, from the coding sequence ATTTGCAAGTTCGAAAGGAGGGGGCGCGAGGTCACAAGGGAACTCGCCCACTATCACCTGGACGCCACTATTGCGGTCGGCTACCGCGTTCGCTCAGCACGGGGTGCCCTCTTCCGCCAATGGGCCACCGAACGGCTCCGCGAGTACCTGGTCAAGGGCTTCACCATGGACGACCAGCGCCTCAAGGATGCTGGTGGAGGGAGCTACTTCGATGAGCTTCTTGCACGGATCCGCGACATCCGCTCATCAGAGCGGCTCTTCTGGCGCAAAGTCCTCGACATCTACGCCACGAGCGTGGATTACGACCCCTCGGCGGAAGCATCACAGCGCTTCTTCCAGACCGTCCAGAACAAGATGCATTGGGCGGCTCACGGGCAGACCGCGGCCGAGGTGATCTACCGCCGGGCTGACGCGAGCAAGCCGAACATGGGGCTTACGGTGCCACCCCAGGGTCGTCGAATCCGTCGTCAGGATGTGACGGTGGCCAAGAACTTCCTGAACAGCGACGAGCTGAACGCGCTCAACCTGATCGTGTCGGCCTATCTCGACTTCGCCGAGTTACAGGCAATGTCGCGGCGCTTGATGCACATGGGCGACTGGATCGCCAAGCTTGACGACTTCTTGCAACTCTCGGAGCGAGAGATCCTGTCGCATGCCGGGACCATCTCTCACGAGAATGCGGAACTGAAGGCGTCGGCCGAGCTGGACACGTGGCGGAAGCAACAGGACGCGCTACCGCAACCTGTCGATCAGCATTTCGAAGCCGCGCTCAAGAGATTGCCCAAGGGACCAAAGGGCTCGCGCAAGGAGTCGAAGCAATGA
- a CDS encoding AAA family ATPase gives MAIAGGVDLPRPVPPIEEPEEPDERAEQVEALRERLLAGIPEERAARSAEQQARWILAYLLDWHRREDKATWWEYFRLRDLPEDELVDEPQAVAGLAFVARVGQKLSKKGKPTGTVTDRYAWPPQEMEIRAGGELKLKEGTWGKVVTVDRVRRTIDVEVGPSKVDLRPASAFEHKWVDPGILTDAVLEIGERVAASGDLVSADLGAAGDLLLGRAPRLKSRGGAPVLFDGSNADVRMAERVAITLDRSTLAVQGPPGAGKTYTGARMICALVKAGKQVGVTANSHKAIRNLLEAVHEAAVELRLDVRIAHRVSAEDASDASSAIREVTDNKEGAALLHEQAIDVMGATSWFWARPELAHAVDVIFVDEAGQMALANTVVVSRAAASLVLLGDPQQLNQPTKGSHPDGVGNSALHHVLGEHSVISPDVGLFLPVTWRLAPKVCAFTSEMYYEGQLRSKDTLEAQVLAGCGVFDGSGVRVVEVAHEGNRGYADAEVDVVEQLVRQLTAAGATWTNAKGNARSLLVPTSSWWQPTMRR, from the coding sequence ATGGCGATCGCCGGTGGAGTCGACCTCCCGCGTCCGGTGCCACCGATCGAGGAGCCGGAGGAGCCAGACGAAAGGGCGGAACAGGTTGAGGCATTGCGTGAGCGCCTCCTGGCGGGGATCCCCGAGGAGCGGGCGGCACGCTCGGCTGAGCAACAAGCGCGATGGATCCTGGCGTACCTGTTGGACTGGCATCGGCGCGAGGACAAGGCGACGTGGTGGGAGTACTTCCGGCTCCGCGACTTGCCCGAAGATGAGCTGGTCGACGAGCCGCAGGCCGTCGCCGGGCTCGCGTTTGTCGCGCGGGTTGGGCAGAAGCTGAGCAAGAAGGGCAAACCCACCGGCACCGTGACCGATCGGTATGCGTGGCCTCCACAGGAAATGGAGATCCGTGCCGGGGGTGAGCTCAAGCTGAAGGAAGGCACCTGGGGAAAGGTGGTCACCGTCGATCGCGTGCGCCGTACGATCGACGTCGAGGTCGGGCCGTCGAAAGTCGACCTGCGCCCCGCGAGCGCTTTCGAACATAAGTGGGTCGATCCCGGGATCCTGACGGACGCTGTGCTGGAGATCGGCGAACGGGTTGCCGCCAGCGGCGACCTTGTGTCGGCGGACCTCGGCGCGGCAGGTGACCTGCTGCTCGGCAGGGCACCACGGTTGAAATCCCGCGGAGGCGCCCCCGTCTTGTTTGACGGCAGCAATGCGGACGTGCGGATGGCAGAACGTGTGGCAATAACGTTGGACCGGAGTACTCTGGCCGTGCAGGGCCCGCCCGGGGCCGGCAAGACCTACACCGGCGCCCGCATGATCTGCGCGCTGGTCAAGGCCGGCAAACAGGTCGGGGTGACCGCCAACAGCCACAAGGCGATTCGCAACCTCCTGGAGGCAGTTCACGAGGCCGCCGTTGAGCTGCGGTTGGACGTGCGTATTGCGCATAGGGTGAGTGCGGAGGACGCCAGCGACGCATCGTCGGCCATCCGTGAGGTCACGGACAACAAGGAAGGGGCAGCGCTGCTCCACGAACAGGCCATCGACGTGATGGGGGCGACCTCGTGGTTCTGGGCGCGGCCCGAACTCGCCCACGCAGTGGACGTCATCTTTGTGGACGAAGCCGGGCAGATGGCCCTGGCCAACACGGTCGTGGTCTCTCGCGCCGCGGCGAGCCTCGTGTTGCTCGGAGATCCCCAGCAGCTAAACCAACCGACCAAGGGAAGCCATCCCGACGGCGTGGGCAACTCCGCGCTGCATCATGTGCTGGGTGAACACTCGGTGATCTCGCCTGATGTGGGGCTGTTCCTCCCTGTCACCTGGAGACTCGCGCCCAAGGTCTGTGCCTTCACCTCCGAGATGTACTACGAAGGCCAGCTCCGGTCGAAGGATACGCTTGAAGCGCAGGTACTCGCCGGCTGCGGGGTGTTCGATGGGAGCGGCGTGCGCGTCGTCGAGGTCGCGCATGAGGGGAATCGCGGCTACGCGGACGCCGAGGTGGACGTGGTGGAGCAGCTCGTGCGCCAGCTGACGGCCGCGGGGGCGACATGGACGAACGCCAAGGGGAACGCGCGCAGCTTACTGGTGCCGACATCCTCGTGGTGGCAGCCTACAATGCGCAGGTAG
- a CDS encoding AI-2E family transporter: MTDDRGTRGMHETVEWAIRRTGIQLPDPVFRGGPLLVDPDAVAEETPAPQRHAAATAGALVVLATLALLYTLHLARAVLLPIVVAILLSFLLRGAVRWLKRHRVTEPLGAAIVVFGSTLLVVGALALLSGPAAAWVDRAPGAIGQVERKLRTVIAPIVRWEATAARVGSMASGADKAPVAAAPRSGFMLQLFGEAADLIVASISVIFLTYFLLASGDLFMRKTMKALPWRAGSSGVPQKISDEVEAAVSAYLRVSMFINIGLGLATWGILARLGMPNAGLWGTLAGLLNVVPYLGAIATTGILAVAALTVFDNVGYALLVPGAYFLLNMVESNIATPLLLGRQFPLNPVAILVGVMMWGFIWGIPGAILAVPLMVTLKILCDHIPALRTVGDYLGS, from the coding sequence ATGACTGACGACCGCGGCACGCGCGGCATGCACGAAACCGTGGAGTGGGCCATCCGTCGCACGGGGATCCAGCTGCCGGACCCCGTGTTCCGCGGGGGACCACTCCTGGTGGACCCGGACGCGGTGGCCGAGGAAACGCCGGCGCCTCAACGCCACGCGGCCGCGACGGCAGGCGCGCTCGTGGTCCTCGCGACGCTCGCCCTGCTCTACACGCTGCACCTCGCCCGCGCGGTCCTCCTGCCGATCGTGGTCGCGATCCTCCTCTCGTTCCTGCTGCGCGGGGCGGTGCGCTGGCTCAAGCGTCACCGCGTCACCGAGCCGCTCGGCGCCGCCATCGTCGTGTTTGGGAGCACGCTGCTGGTCGTTGGGGCGCTCGCCCTGCTCTCGGGCCCGGCGGCCGCCTGGGTAGATCGCGCCCCGGGCGCCATTGGGCAGGTGGAGCGCAAGCTGCGCACGGTGATAGCGCCGATCGTGCGCTGGGAAGCCACGGCGGCGCGTGTGGGGTCGATGGCCAGCGGCGCGGACAAGGCGCCGGTCGCCGCCGCCCCGCGGTCCGGGTTTATGCTGCAGCTTTTTGGTGAGGCCGCCGACCTCATCGTCGCCAGCATCTCGGTCATCTTCCTGACCTACTTCTTGCTGGCGTCCGGCGACCTCTTCATGCGCAAGACGATGAAGGCGCTCCCGTGGCGGGCGGGATCCAGCGGCGTGCCGCAGAAGATCTCCGATGAAGTGGAGGCCGCGGTCAGTGCGTACCTGCGCGTCTCCATGTTCATCAACATTGGGCTGGGTTTGGCAACTTGGGGGATCCTCGCGCGACTCGGCATGCCGAACGCGGGGTTGTGGGGCACCCTGGCGGGGCTGCTGAACGTGGTGCCGTACCTCGGTGCGATTGCCACCACGGGGATCCTCGCCGTGGCCGCACTCACCGTCTTCGACAACGTGGGATACGCCCTGCTGGTCCCCGGTGCGTATTTCCTCCTGAACATGGTGGAGAGCAACATCGCGACGCCGCTGCTGCTCGGGCGACAGTTTCCGCTGAACCCGGTGGCGATCCTCGTGGGGGTGATGATGTGGGGATTCATCTGGGGGATTCCCGGGGCGATCCTCGCGGTTCCCTTGATGGTCACGCTCAAGATCCTCTGCGATCACATCCCGGCGTTGCGCACGGTCGGGGATTACCTGGGCTCCTGA
- a CDS encoding HNH endonuclease gives MPVLEAAHIRPVTSGGLHQLSNGLLLRSDVHKLFDRGYVTVEPSGSFRVSPRLREEWQNGRVYYDLEGRAIRLPTAPEVRPSRELLEWHNDTVFRR, from the coding sequence ATGCCCGTTCTGGAGGCGGCACACATCCGACCGGTGACCAGCGGCGGTCTTCACCAACTCAGCAACGGCCTCCTGCTCCGGTCGGATGTACACAAGCTCTTCGATCGTGGCTATGTGACGGTCGAACCGAGTGGCAGCTTTCGGGTCAGCCCACGCCTGCGGGAAGAGTGGCAGAATGGTCGGGTGTACTACGACCTTGAGGGCCGTGCCATTCGATTGCCGACGGCGCCGGAGGTGCGACCGTCGCGCGAGCTTCTTGAGTGGCACAACGACACCGTGTTCCGGAGGTGA
- a CDS encoding nucleotide pyrophosphohydrolase, with protein MQLHELQGEVVRFAEEREWGQFHDPKNLAMALASEAGELLALLRWVPTDRADEAARGDLRPSLADEIGDVGILLMLLCNRTGIDLGGAIAEKLHRNALRYPGEGVARSFRTTGE; from the coding sequence ATGCAACTCCACGAGCTGCAGGGCGAAGTCGTGCGGTTCGCCGAGGAACGCGAGTGGGGGCAGTTCCACGATCCCAAGAACCTCGCGATGGCGCTGGCATCAGAGGCTGGGGAGTTGCTGGCGCTCCTGCGCTGGGTGCCTACTGATCGGGCGGACGAGGCCGCTCGTGGCGATTTGCGGCCGTCCCTGGCCGACGAGATCGGAGACGTGGGAATCCTGTTGATGCTGCTGTGCAATCGAACGGGAATCGACCTCGGTGGCGCTATTGCGGAGAAGCTGCACCGCAATGCGCTGCGATATCCGGGTGAAGGAGTCGCGCGGTCGTTCAGAACGACCGGGGAATGA
- a CDS encoding DUF4391 domain-containing protein, producing MAGGAGEPVISVEALVAAFGLPAAAQVDRRVPKTMLMQHAGFTAADRRAIADGVEEVRWIASLKAGNCGVPPYRDAEREYLEIAVAALGLREGASETRLTELLHRAIPYPLLLVAHSSAAVVWSVAHKRWSLAAEGRVVLDAAPESADVREVPPSMADEMLATCAMARQPGSDMKALYEGWCDVVTAVRTAAVTGRFTLPREAGSVRRQALEELREIDEQVARVEKAAQRERQTARLVELNLELKRLRERRAAALNCL from the coding sequence GTGGCTGGTGGTGCTGGAGAGCCAGTGATCTCGGTGGAGGCGTTGGTCGCGGCGTTCGGCCTTCCGGCAGCGGCACAGGTCGACAGGCGAGTGCCAAAGACCATGTTGATGCAGCACGCTGGCTTCACGGCTGCGGACCGGCGCGCGATCGCTGACGGGGTGGAGGAGGTGCGCTGGATTGCCAGCCTCAAGGCGGGGAACTGTGGGGTGCCACCGTATCGCGACGCCGAACGGGAGTACCTGGAGATCGCTGTGGCTGCCCTGGGGCTTCGAGAGGGTGCAAGCGAGACTCGATTGACCGAACTGTTGCACCGGGCGATTCCCTATCCACTGCTGCTTGTCGCGCACTCGTCTGCGGCGGTTGTCTGGTCTGTCGCTCACAAGCGATGGTCGTTGGCTGCCGAAGGGCGGGTGGTGCTCGACGCGGCCCCCGAGAGCGCCGACGTTCGCGAAGTGCCGCCGTCCATGGCGGATGAGATGCTTGCGACGTGTGCGATGGCGCGGCAGCCCGGCAGCGACATGAAGGCGCTCTATGAGGGGTGGTGCGACGTGGTGACGGCGGTGCGAACGGCAGCTGTCACGGGTAGATTCACCCTCCCCCGCGAGGCGGGCTCCGTGCGACGGCAGGCCTTGGAGGAGTTGCGGGAGATTGATGAGCAGGTCGCGCGCGTGGAAAAGGCCGCGCAGCGGGAACGACAGACCGCCAGGTTGGTGGAGCTGAACCTCGAACTCAAGCGGCTGCGTGAGCGACGTGCGGCCGCGCTGAATTGCCTATGA
- a CDS encoding ATP-binding domain-containing protein, giving the protein MAAYNAQVARLVERLSPYGVSAGTVDKFQGQEAPVVIYSMAASSAADAPRGLEFLFSRNRFNVATSRARCVVILVASPRVFEPECSTPRQMLLANGVCRFRELSP; this is encoded by the coding sequence GTGGCAGCCTACAATGCGCAGGTAGCCCGCCTGGTGGAGCGATTGTCTCCGTACGGCGTGTCGGCGGGTACGGTGGACAAGTTCCAGGGGCAGGAAGCGCCGGTGGTGATCTACTCGATGGCCGCATCCAGTGCGGCGGACGCGCCGCGCGGGCTGGAGTTCCTGTTCAGCCGGAACCGGTTCAACGTGGCGACGTCGCGAGCGCGGTGCGTGGTGATATTGGTGGCGAGCCCGCGGGTGTTCGAGCCGGAGTGTTCGACGCCGCGGCAGATGTTGCTGGCAAACGGGGTGTGCCGGTTCAGGGAGTTGAGTCCGTAG
- a CDS encoding site-specific DNA-methyltransferase, which yields MTAKPTVTPITANDPEAQSADVVGGNIERLKELFPDAFVEGKVDFEVLKQLLGGAVDERPEKYGLNWHGKRQARQLALTPSMGTLRPCPEESVDWDTTQNLMIEGDNLEVLKLLQKSYAGKVKLIYIDPPYNTGKDFVYPDNFRDSIQNYLEITGQVEGGAKVSSNAETSGRYHTDWLNMMYPRLKLARDLLQDDGVIFISIDDHEVQHLRGLCDEVFGPENFVATIIWQKVFSPKNSAKHLSVDHDYVVVYAHNGEAWRPVLLQRTAEMEARYSNPDQDPRGPWTSGDVSARNYYGLGTYAVKTPSGRVIDGPPAGRYWAISREKFEELDRDGRVWWGAQGNNMPRLKRFLSEVQDGKVPQTLWLHTEAGNTQEAKKELLGLVPIVNADAVFDTPKPRRLVQRMLEISTSAEARDLVVDFFGGSGTTADAVLHANAKDGGNRRFICVQLPSRLEVAAQLSDGRAIETLSGITKERLARAGDKVRADQPMFAGDLGFRVYKMDSSSIAEWDASSGDVESTLLSAVENIKPGRTERDVLVELLLKLGLDLCVPIEERLIGGKKVHAIGGGTLVACLDTALSATDAEAVALGIVEWLKELKPTGDVQCVFRDSAFADDVAKTNLAAILAQNGVTNVRSL from the coding sequence ATGACAGCCAAACCGACCGTCACTCCCATCACCGCCAACGATCCAGAGGCGCAAAGCGCCGACGTTGTCGGTGGAAACATCGAGCGACTGAAGGAGCTCTTTCCCGACGCGTTTGTGGAAGGGAAGGTCGACTTCGAGGTGCTCAAGCAGCTCTTGGGCGGTGCAGTCGATGAGCGACCGGAAAAGTATGGGCTCAACTGGCACGGCAAGCGACAGGCCCGGCAGCTGGCGCTGACCCCATCGATGGGAACGTTACGCCCGTGTCCGGAGGAGAGCGTGGATTGGGATACCACGCAGAACCTGATGATCGAGGGGGACAACCTGGAGGTACTGAAACTTCTCCAGAAGAGTTATGCCGGGAAGGTGAAGTTGATCTACATCGACCCGCCGTACAACACGGGAAAGGACTTTGTGTACCCGGACAACTTTCGGGACTCCATCCAGAACTACCTGGAGATCACGGGGCAGGTGGAGGGTGGGGCGAAGGTCTCGTCGAATGCGGAGACGTCTGGGCGGTACCACACCGACTGGCTCAACATGATGTACCCGCGGCTCAAGCTGGCGCGCGACCTGCTGCAGGACGACGGCGTGATCTTCATCTCTATCGATGATCATGAAGTGCAGCACCTAAGGGGGCTATGCGATGAAGTGTTTGGACCGGAGAACTTCGTTGCAACGATAATCTGGCAGAAAGTATTTAGCCCAAAGAATTCTGCCAAGCACCTATCGGTAGACCACGACTACGTAGTCGTATACGCGCACAACGGAGAGGCTTGGAGGCCGGTTCTACTGCAGAGAACTGCGGAGATGGAGGCTAGATACTCGAATCCTGACCAAGATCCACGCGGGCCATGGACATCCGGTGACGTCTCTGCGCGCAACTACTACGGGCTCGGCACATACGCCGTCAAGACGCCCTCCGGTCGTGTTATCGATGGCCCGCCCGCGGGCCGCTATTGGGCAATTTCCCGTGAGAAGTTTGAAGAACTCGACCGTGACGGCCGCGTTTGGTGGGGCGCTCAGGGCAACAACATGCCGAGGCTCAAGCGGTTCTTGTCCGAGGTGCAGGACGGAAAGGTGCCCCAGACTCTATGGCTCCACACAGAGGCCGGGAACACGCAGGAGGCAAAGAAGGAGCTACTGGGCCTCGTGCCGATCGTAAACGCGGACGCTGTATTCGATACCCCCAAGCCGCGGCGCCTCGTTCAGCGCATGCTTGAGATCAGTACTTCGGCGGAGGCACGTGACCTCGTGGTCGACTTCTTCGGCGGCAGCGGCACCACCGCCGATGCAGTGCTTCACGCAAACGCTAAGGATGGCGGCAATCGTCGATTCATTTGCGTTCAGCTTCCCAGCAGGCTGGAGGTCGCAGCACAATTGAGCGACGGGCGTGCTATCGAGACCCTGAGCGGAATCACGAAGGAGCGTCTCGCGCGTGCCGGCGACAAAGTGCGGGCGGACCAGCCGATGTTTGCCGGCGACCTCGGCTTCAGAGTCTACAAGATGGACTCCAGCAGCATCGCCGAATGGGATGCGTCCTCCGGGGACGTGGAGTCCACACTCCTGAGCGCCGTCGAGAACATCAAGCCCGGCCGCACCGAGCGGGACGTCCTCGTTGAATTGCTTCTCAAGCTTGGTCTCGACCTCTGCGTGCCCATCGAGGAGCGGCTGATCGGCGGCAAGAAGGTTCACGCTATCGGTGGTGGCACCCTCGTCGCCTGCCTCGACACCGCCCTTTCGGCCACAGACGCCGAGGCGGTGGCGCTGGGCATTGTGGAGTGGCTCAAGGAGCTCAAGCCAACCGGCGACGTCCAGTGTGTCTTTCGCGACAGCGCGTTCGCGGACGACGTCGCCAAGACCAACTTGGCCGCCATCCTCGCGCAGAACGGCGTCACCAACGTTCGCAGCCTGTGA
- a CDS encoding ribonuclease H-like domain-containing protein yields MDRIMRQWAVFPGMHVYHYAPYEPAAFKRLMGRYATRATDLDALLRGGRFVDLYAAVKQGPHVGVERYSIKNLEPAYGYVRDVDLMDAQPCPAGNGAASAVGRWSTGAAGGAGCRGGVQPRRLRIDVAAPRVAGVGANHGDRRWSRPPASGATDRGAGGARRKGGTG; encoded by the coding sequence ATGGACCGCATCATGCGTCAGTGGGCGGTTTTCCCGGGCATGCACGTCTACCACTACGCGCCGTATGAACCTGCGGCGTTCAAGCGGTTGATGGGGCGATACGCCACCCGTGCCACCGACCTCGATGCCCTGCTGCGAGGCGGTCGCTTCGTGGACCTCTACGCCGCGGTCAAGCAGGGGCCGCACGTCGGCGTCGAACGGTATTCCATCAAGAACCTCGAGCCAGCATACGGGTACGTGCGCGACGTGGACCTGATGGACGCCCAACCGTGCCCTGCGGGCAATGGAGCAGCATCTGCAGTTGGGCGTTGGTCCACAGGCGCCGCCGGAGGTGCGGGCTGCCGTGGAGGGGTACAACCGCGACGATTGCGTATCGACGTGGCGGCTCCGCGAGTGGCTGGAGTCGGTGCGAACCATGGCGATCGCCGGTGGAGTCGACCTCCCGCGTCCGGTGCCACCGATCGAGGAGCCGGAGGAGCCAGACGAAAGGGCGGAACAGGTTGA
- a CDS encoding WYL domain-containing protein, producing MDRYGYRALTTLAFPPDELQAVVDAAAVVSTLGDAALHREATHALKKLAVDLPVDALHPGADEPTHLIPRARASAEVFDALGDAVRRRKAVSFRYEAPAGRPAMRAVEPWGLFFVGGHWYLAGFDRDRAARRNFRLSRMRDVTVNGQRAGSADFEIPAGFDIRDLGTARLAWELGEGDEEGAVVEFRSPAGGRPAVRYGLPVEGMPGRQLLTVRRWEPLVRWVLSFAGEVTPVSPAHLVDQCRSALTATRALYEQPPDIIPTPSPLAAAEHPNRWQPPTAAEQWRRLLEIIPILADGTPHSVEQVAVAVGTTVDVLQDDLYALVTRYDVPGGFVEGVRVFLEANEVSVLTNHFLRPMRLTSAELCALELGLAVLRQRRPPDEHPVLGRARGRLRAVITRLGEDPLTNTQARHVVGEHASATSVQVVRGGIRQRRKLSIRYRGSGREAATDRTVHPRNLVASHGQLYLLAWCEVAQDLRTFRLDRVEEVTLLDATFVVEMPLDVEQWIGSGKVFRGDPVEVMRVWYAPSVAPWIAEREGREPNADGSLVLDHPVADREWAVRHVLQYADGAVVLSPPELRDLVCQRLEQMAREL from the coding sequence GTGGATCGATATGGGTACCGCGCCCTAACGACCCTCGCCTTTCCACCCGACGAGCTCCAGGCTGTGGTGGACGCGGCCGCCGTCGTGAGCACCCTCGGCGATGCCGCCCTGCACCGGGAGGCGACACACGCCCTCAAGAAGCTGGCCGTTGACCTCCCGGTCGATGCGCTGCACCCCGGTGCGGACGAGCCGACCCATTTGATCCCCCGGGCGCGGGCCAGCGCTGAGGTGTTCGACGCGCTGGGTGATGCCGTGCGCCGCCGGAAGGCCGTGTCGTTCAGGTATGAAGCACCGGCTGGTCGTCCTGCCATGCGCGCGGTCGAGCCGTGGGGGTTGTTCTTTGTGGGTGGCCACTGGTACCTCGCGGGATTCGACCGCGACCGAGCGGCGCGGCGGAACTTTCGGTTGAGTCGCATGCGGGACGTCACGGTGAACGGGCAGCGCGCCGGCTCAGCGGACTTCGAGATCCCAGCGGGGTTCGATATTCGCGACCTGGGCACCGCTCGCCTCGCCTGGGAACTTGGCGAAGGAGACGAAGAGGGCGCCGTGGTGGAGTTCCGCTCGCCGGCTGGGGGCCGGCCTGCCGTGCGCTACGGTCTCCCCGTGGAGGGCATGCCGGGGCGGCAGCTGCTCACGGTAAGACGTTGGGAGCCGTTGGTCCGTTGGGTTCTGTCCTTCGCGGGCGAAGTGACTCCCGTGTCTCCGGCGCACCTGGTCGACCAGTGCCGCAGCGCCCTTACCGCAACGCGGGCCTTGTACGAACAACCACCGGACATCATCCCCACACCATCGCCCCTCGCCGCTGCTGAGCACCCGAACCGCTGGCAGCCACCGACGGCGGCCGAACAATGGCGCCGGTTGCTGGAGATCATCCCGATCCTGGCGGATGGGACCCCGCATTCGGTTGAGCAGGTGGCCGTGGCTGTGGGCACCACGGTGGATGTGCTGCAGGACGACCTGTATGCGCTGGTGACGCGCTACGATGTGCCCGGGGGCTTTGTCGAAGGCGTCCGCGTCTTTCTCGAGGCCAACGAGGTCTCGGTGCTGACCAATCACTTCCTGCGTCCCATGCGCCTGACGAGCGCGGAGTTGTGCGCCCTGGAGCTTGGCCTGGCCGTCCTGCGACAACGCCGACCCCCTGACGAACATCCCGTCCTTGGGCGCGCTCGAGGGCGTCTGCGAGCGGTCATAACTCGCCTTGGCGAGGATCCACTGACCAACACACAGGCACGTCACGTCGTGGGAGAACACGCGAGCGCGACCAGCGTCCAGGTGGTGCGTGGAGGGATCCGCCAGCGACGCAAGCTCTCGATTCGCTATCGCGGATCGGGCCGCGAGGCAGCCACGGACCGAACGGTCCATCCGCGGAACCTCGTGGCATCGCATGGACAGCTGTACCTGCTGGCGTGGTGCGAAGTGGCGCAAGACCTGCGGACCTTCCGTCTGGACCGGGTGGAGGAGGTCACGCTGCTCGACGCGACCTTCGTGGTCGAGATGCCGCTGGACGTGGAGCAGTGGATCGGGTCGGGGAAGGTGTTCCGCGGCGATCCCGTCGAGGTGATGCGCGTGTGGTATGCGCCGAGCGTTGCCCCGTGGATCGCTGAACGTGAGGGCCGCGAACCGAACGCTGACGGGTCGTTGGTCCTCGATCATCCGGTGGCCGATCGCGAGTGGGCCGTGCGTCACGTGCTGCAATACGCCGATGGTGCCGTCGTGCTCTCCCCGCCGGAGTTGCGCGACCTGGTGTGCCAGCGACTCGAACAGATGGCGAGGGAGCTCTAG
- a CDS encoding ASCH domain-containing protein, whose product MPPRILRAISIRQPYAELILQGKKVAEYRSIATQVRGRVYIYASATPADDPASWKKSKFSPGDLPAGCIVGSVEVTGCRYIPSGDYYAYELAHPRRLRRPRRPVNQPQPIWWRPVFR is encoded by the coding sequence ATGCCCCCTCGCATTCTCCGAGCAATCAGCATCCGCCAGCCATACGCGGAGCTCATCCTGCAGGGCAAGAAGGTGGCGGAGTATCGTTCCATTGCCACCCAGGTTCGCGGGCGAGTCTACATCTACGCGAGTGCGACGCCGGCCGATGACCCCGCGTCATGGAAGAAGTCAAAGTTCAGCCCGGGCGACCTACCCGCCGGCTGCATCGTCGGCTCGGTGGAGGTGACCGGGTGTCGTTACATCCCTTCGGGGGACTACTACGCCTATGAGCTTGCCCATCCTCGGCGCCTTCGGCGTCCCCGACGTCCTGTGAACCAGCCGCAGCCGATTTGGTGGCGGCCGGTGTTCCGCTAA